A single genomic interval of Alcaligenes sp. SDU_A2 harbors:
- a CDS encoding CpaF family protein gives MNSMSLLGGRPDLIQVKEQAHEHLLARIEELGAEFGRWTRQAIQDFVGIEVAGFVRLKRIPVNEAEIRDVVQALTKELAGLGPLEDLLEDPAVEDILINGYDKVFVSRSGVLGRETTRFTDNQHVLRIVRRILAPLGRRLDESVPMVDARLPDGGRLNVVIHPLAVDGPMVSIRKFRKDPLRPDDLMALGAFDESINRLLQAAVGSRCNILISGGTSSGKTSLLNALAFYIPKTERVVTVEDTAELALNHPHVVRLEARQAGYDGSGEITIRDLIRNSLRMRPDRVVVGEVRGAEVIDMLQAMNTGHEGSMATIHANSPRECLYRIEMLAGFAGFQGSEDSLRRQIASALDFVIQIGRLPNGKRRILSITEVTGMGDGVIAMQELYRHESYIAADDTEQDRWVSLGIHPHTRKLNQYRDQMANEHAQASEPAPKEGGGFWDWRR, from the coding sequence ATGAATAGTATGTCTTTGCTCGGAGGGCGGCCGGATCTGATTCAGGTCAAAGAGCAGGCCCATGAACATCTGCTGGCTCGCATCGAAGAGCTGGGAGCGGAGTTTGGCCGCTGGACGCGTCAGGCTATACAGGATTTTGTCGGCATCGAGGTGGCCGGGTTTGTGCGTCTAAAGCGTATTCCGGTCAACGAGGCCGAGATCCGCGATGTGGTGCAGGCGCTGACCAAGGAACTGGCCGGCCTGGGCCCCTTAGAGGATTTGCTGGAAGATCCGGCGGTCGAGGATATTTTGATCAATGGCTACGACAAGGTCTTTGTGTCGCGCAGCGGGGTGCTGGGCAGGGAGACGACCCGCTTTACCGACAATCAGCATGTCTTGCGCATTGTGCGCCGCATTCTGGCTCCTTTAGGCCGACGCCTGGACGAGTCTGTGCCTATGGTGGATGCGCGCTTGCCCGATGGGGGCCGTTTGAATGTTGTTATTCATCCCTTGGCGGTCGACGGCCCTATGGTGTCCATCCGCAAATTCCGTAAAGATCCGCTCCGGCCCGACGATTTGATGGCCTTGGGGGCGTTTGATGAATCCATTAATCGCCTGTTGCAGGCTGCTGTCGGCTCGCGCTGCAATATTCTGATTTCGGGCGGCACCAGTTCGGGCAAGACCTCTTTGCTCAATGCTCTGGCTTTTTACATTCCCAAGACCGAGCGTGTCGTCACGGTGGAAGATACCGCCGAACTGGCCTTGAATCACCCGCACGTGGTGCGGCTGGAGGCGCGACAGGCCGGGTATGACGGCAGCGGCGAAATCACGATCCGCGACCTGATCCGCAACAGTCTGCGGATGCGGCCGGATCGTGTCGTCGTTGGCGAGGTGCGCGGTGCCGAAGTGATCGATATGTTGCAGGCCATGAACACGGGACACGAAGGGTCCATGGCGACCATTCATGCCAATTCGCCACGCGAGTGCCTGTACCGTATCGAGATGCTGGCCGGCTTTGCCGGTTTTCAAGGCAGCGAGGACAGTCTGCGGCGGCAAATCGCCAGCGCGCTGGATTTTGTCATTCAGATAGGCCGCCTGCCCAACGGTAAACGGCGCATTCTGTCCATTACCGAAGTCACAGGCATGGGAGATGGCGTCATCGCCATGCAGGAGCTGTACCGCCACGAATCCTATATTGCCGCTGACGATACCGAGCAGGACCGTTGGGTCAGCCTGGGGATTCATCCGCATACCCGCAAGTTGAATCAATATCGCGACCAGATGGCCAATGAACACGCTCAGGCCAGCGAACCGGCCCCCAAAGAAGGCGGCGGCTTTTGGGACTGGAGACGGTAA
- a CDS encoding type II secretion system F family protein, with the protein MMAVLIALTAVLLILAALLLWSQAGRRQQRQRTTRVLEQQLALRPGLAVAAQDVRPGMDAWQGAPRGWREFMLRTGIQASRRFYLMLLVWVVGPVVLALLLAGPVAAACILPLSVALAYAFLWFKADRRHRKVVAQIPDFLDLMVRLITIGNSMGAAFLNAADSSPMPLGQVLLEVKALHRSGQELDAALRVVSRQYGLHELYLVAAVIGVALRFGGRSDQTMERMAGFMRDRENARNELVALSAEVRLSAWILALLPALIAVYILLFNNALFMTMWQDPTGFRMLVFAAVLQVAGCYWLYRLARNV; encoded by the coding sequence ATGATGGCTGTGCTGATCGCCCTGACGGCGGTGCTGCTGATCCTGGCCGCCTTACTGCTCTGGTCGCAGGCCGGCCGACGCCAACAAAGGCAGCGTACGACCCGTGTGCTGGAGCAGCAGTTGGCGTTGCGCCCCGGCTTGGCGGTGGCTGCGCAGGATGTGCGTCCGGGCATGGATGCCTGGCAAGGAGCCCCCAGAGGGTGGCGCGAATTTATGTTGCGCACGGGAATACAAGCTTCCCGGCGTTTTTATCTGATGTTGCTGGTCTGGGTGGTGGGGCCCGTTGTGTTGGCGCTGCTGCTGGCAGGACCTGTGGCCGCCGCGTGCATCTTGCCGCTTAGCGTTGCGCTGGCCTACGCGTTTCTGTGGTTCAAGGCTGATCGCCGTCATCGCAAGGTCGTCGCGCAGATCCCGGATTTCCTGGACTTGATGGTGCGCCTGATCACGATAGGCAATAGCATGGGGGCGGCCTTTTTGAATGCCGCTGACAGTTCCCCCATGCCTTTGGGACAAGTGCTGCTGGAGGTTAAGGCTTTGCACCGCTCGGGGCAGGAGCTGGATGCAGCCTTGCGGGTCGTGTCGCGTCAGTATGGTCTGCATGAGCTGTATCTGGTGGCGGCGGTGATCGGTGTGGCTCTGCGGTTCGGCGGCCGCAGTGATCAGACGATGGAGCGTATGGCAGGCTTTATGCGTGACCGGGAAAATGCCCGCAATGAACTGGTGGCCCTGTCGGCCGAGGTACGTCTATCGGCCTGGATTCTGGCTTTGTTGCCGGCCTTGATCGCCGTCTACATCTTGTTGTTTAACAATGCGCTATTCATGACGATGTGGCAGGACCCCACAGGGTTTCGCATGCTGGTTTTTGCCGCAGTTCTGCAAGTGGCAGGCTGCTATTGGCTTTACCGCCTGGCGCGCAATGTCTAG
- a CDS encoding tetratricopeptide repeat protein: MKFHACMRRMAALTFVVGGSLLLSACSSTDSAYELMRQQQEQEAFLQSKEIEHWEKRKPDDKAMAVQMLQETQKQGRYFASLAYADAMHKEYGSDPEMRVLRAEALRQTGQLEQAAAAFQSLLDTSVSARAYQGLGLIAGSQQRFEAAAHYLSKAAAQDPTQAMLQSDLGYAYLRAGQPEQARLALGKAAELEPENGKILSNMALYLLVSGATQRAQFVMHQAGMDQQTQQAVAQMAMQIGQELEQMHAVRQREQLLAQARRSQAGTAVVGDSDQAQPTGAVVSRDGQAVGAQSAAASSTLLVNAGLNQPLLERLAPVSAH, encoded by the coding sequence ATGAAATTCCATGCATGCATGCGCAGGATGGCTGCTTTGACGTTCGTCGTTGGCGGCAGCCTTTTGTTATCAGCTTGTTCTAGCACCGACTCGGCCTACGAGCTGATGCGCCAACAGCAGGAGCAGGAGGCCTTTTTGCAAAGCAAGGAAATAGAACATTGGGAAAAGCGCAAACCCGACGATAAGGCCATGGCTGTCCAGATGTTGCAGGAAACCCAGAAGCAGGGTCGCTATTTTGCCTCGCTGGCGTATGCCGATGCCATGCATAAAGAGTATGGCAGCGATCCGGAAATGCGCGTCTTGCGGGCGGAAGCCCTGCGTCAGACCGGGCAACTGGAACAGGCTGCCGCTGCGTTCCAATCCTTGCTGGATACTTCTGTCAGCGCGCGTGCCTATCAGGGATTAGGGCTGATTGCTGGTTCACAGCAACGCTTCGAGGCGGCGGCCCATTATCTGTCCAAAGCGGCGGCTCAAGATCCCACGCAAGCCATGTTGCAAAGCGACCTGGGCTATGCGTATCTGCGTGCCGGACAGCCAGAACAGGCGCGGCTGGCCTTGGGCAAGGCTGCCGAACTGGAGCCGGAGAACGGAAAAATACTAAGCAATATGGCCCTGTACTTGTTGGTCAGCGGTGCAACGCAGCGTGCCCAGTTCGTCATGCACCAAGCCGGCATGGATCAGCAGACACAGCAGGCCGTCGCTCAGATGGCCATGCAGATCGGACAGGAATTGGAGCAGATGCATGCCGTTCGTCAGCGCGAACAATTGTTGGCGCAGGCGCGCCGCTCCCAAGCAGGGACGGCGGTAGTGGGAGATTCGGATCAGGCTCAGCCAACGGGCGCAGTGGTCAGCCGTGACGGACAAGCAGTGGGGGCGCAATCTGCCGCCGCTTCGAGCACATTGCTGGTGAATGCGGGCTTGAACCAGCCTTTGCTGGAAAGATTGGCACCGGTGTCGGCGCATTGA
- a CDS encoding type II secretion system F family protein, which yields MTGQVWTLWAGAAAACGLAALTLLALWLMGGWRRRQQQQRLAQAVQTRLHSVPATGPLAENAMPSPPRQAVEELKNRAGLMGARWLQGRFGNSLLGEQDRQLINSAGFENAESARQYFALCRVGLSVALILIFSFLPLTRSLNTLVPFLTVFLGFALGWMLPKWVLLRRAARRRAQMAAELPLFVDLLRLLQGVGLSMDQTLYTIERDFKDALPVMSSELSVAIEQHARGRTREQSLERIATGFDNEDLAVICRLIVQVDQHGGAMQEPLQRFGTRLRDQRRLEMKETVGKLTVKMTGVMVLTLLPALLIVTAGSGFLALFRGLSRVAGG from the coding sequence ATGACGGGTCAGGTGTGGACATTATGGGCGGGTGCGGCGGCAGCATGTGGTTTAGCCGCGCTGACGCTGTTGGCTCTTTGGCTGATGGGGGGCTGGAGACGCAGACAGCAGCAGCAGCGATTGGCGCAGGCAGTCCAAACGCGTTTGCACAGCGTGCCGGCTACCGGTCCTTTGGCGGAAAACGCCATGCCCAGCCCACCGCGACAGGCTGTCGAGGAACTAAAAAATCGTGCGGGTCTGATGGGCGCGCGCTGGCTGCAGGGCCGGTTCGGCAACAGCTTGCTGGGTGAGCAAGATCGGCAATTGATCAACAGTGCCGGATTCGAAAACGCTGAATCTGCCCGGCAGTATTTCGCATTGTGCCGGGTCGGTCTGAGTGTGGCCTTGATCCTGATATTCAGTTTCTTGCCCTTGACTCGCAGCCTGAACACACTGGTTCCTTTTTTGACGGTGTTTCTGGGCTTTGCTCTGGGCTGGATGTTGCCTAAATGGGTGCTGTTGCGCCGGGCTGCCCGGCGTCGTGCGCAGATGGCCGCAGAGCTGCCTTTGTTTGTGGATTTATTGCGTCTGCTGCAAGGGGTGGGACTGTCTATGGATCAGACGCTCTACACCATCGAGCGCGATTTCAAGGATGCATTGCCCGTCATGAGTTCGGAGCTATCCGTGGCTATCGAGCAGCATGCTCGCGGGCGTACGCGTGAACAATCACTGGAACGCATTGCCACGGGTTTCGACAACGAGGACCTGGCGGTAATTTGCCGACTGATCGTACAGGTGGATCAGCATGGCGGGGCGATGCAGGAGCCCTTGCAGCGCTTTGGCACGCGATTGCGCGATCAACGTCGCCTGGAAATGAAGGAAACCGTGGGCAAGCTGACCGTAAAGATGACGGGCGTGATGGTGCTGACTTTGCTGCCCGCCTTGTTGATTGTTACCGCAGGGTCCGGTTTTCTGGCCCTGTTTCGAGGTTTGAGCCGGGTGGCCGGAGGATGA
- a CDS encoding DUF3613 domain-containing protein, producing MKHYALSAVCTLFLAGTAQAQIQSPLTSDVTLGPVSYPVSSEPAKSASGTTSAAPSVAAKKPYETYHLTTQEVHPWPQAEGLSVQVQTDRRHIPPVLEVGLGTRSLLNMQADPQRDGQALPVAGAAAALAWERYLNSFKHPIPEYMQERVKSGSDK from the coding sequence ATGAAGCATTACGCACTATCGGCAGTTTGCACTCTGTTTTTGGCGGGTACCGCGCAGGCTCAAATCCAGTCCCCTCTGACGAGCGATGTCACGCTCGGACCGGTTTCCTATCCCGTGTCCTCTGAACCTGCCAAGAGCGCGTCGGGCACGACTTCTGCGGCACCATCTGTAGCCGCCAAAAAGCCCTACGAAACCTACCACCTGACCACGCAAGAAGTGCATCCCTGGCCGCAGGCCGAGGGTTTGTCTGTGCAGGTACAGACAGATCGTCGTCATATTCCCCCTGTTCTGGAGGTGGGTCTCGGTACTCGCAGTCTGCTCAACATGCAGGCCGACCCACAGCGCGACGGCCAGGCGCTTCCGGTTGCCGGGGCAGCGGCCGCGCTGGCTTGGGAGCGCTACCTGAACAGTTTTAAACATCCGATTCCTGAATATATGCAGGAACGGGTCAAGTCCGGCAGCGATAAGTAA